In Montipora foliosa isolate CH-2021 chromosome 9, ASM3666993v2, whole genome shotgun sequence, the DNA window TGTTTATTTCAGAAAATTGTTAGTGGAATCTTGAaaggcaaaaagaaaaagaaggggAAGAAAACGCCAAGCGACAACTTTCAGCCGGTCAATAACTTTCACTGGTTAAATGAATTTTCCTCTTAATCACTTTTTGAAGTTTAAAGAGGCGGATGAGCCAGTAAACGTTTAAATTCTAGTTCGAGAACTTTAAACGTGAAGAAAATGTCCACATTTCGTTAGACAAATAGAGAGATTCACCGTATGTTCTTTTTAGTTTGTATAGCGTTATGAAAACATCACGGGTAAATCTCTTGAGTCGGAATGCAAAGATTATTCATCCGCGACTCCGATCTGTTCAGAACAACCTTTTTGTGGTAATTATATGCCAAACAGAGTTCCACTGACTGTTGAGACAAAAGCTTCCTTTGTTTCAGCGGCAGGCACATTTTAATTAGAAAGACTTTGGTCGAAAAACGGTTTTGTTCCGTAGAGTGCACTAAAGATTTCGTTTGATTTGTGAAAATATAGACTTTTATGCCACTCGCTCAGATTTCTTGCCGTTTAGTTGCGTTGCTACTTTATTAATTCCATTATAAATGTGTGAGCTTGGTAAAAGATGATATTAAATAGTGACGTTGCAAGCAACTAACATTGACAACTAATCTTCCAATTACTTATCATCTAACACTAATAACAATTTTGAGCTTTGTCACCAAGCGTTTAAAATGTTTCCGGGTTTAATTTTGTAACAGATGCACATCAACAAATTGTTTACATGCGAAGCAGATAAGACTGGTGCTCAACTGGaacttattttaaaaactttgttcATCTTGTTTGTAGGTTGACGGAGTAGCCTCCGAGACATCATTTGAAGTGTCAGATGCTATGGTAAAAACTTTCCAGGGCAACGTTGTAATGTTGCTGGATAGAATGCAGAAGGTGTCAGCCCAGGGAAAGCACATTGCAATGGATGCTACCGCACAGGTGATTCGGTCAGAGAGTGTAGGGATAGGAGAACATGGATAAACTCTTTCTTGGCTCACTGCCTGGCTCCTAATTGAACCACTTGGCCCATGAGAATGTGTCAGATAGCGTTTTGGCCAACTTATTTTGAGTCAAGCTGTCGCACCTTAAGGCGCCCGcaaactggaaacaatgttgcggaaacattgttggGGAAGCAAAGGTTTCTCCGTTTGcggcaaaaatgtttctgaatttgtccagaaacattttgcttcctcaacaaatgtttccttgtttgcgCGCCGAGGAAACATTTCGAGAAACTTGAACagtgtttcctcgtttgcgggcgcctttaTGGGCTATTGTCCTCCATAGCCCTTTTCCATGAATATTTCCGAGTTACAACTTTGGTCCGTCGTATTCTGGAACGAAGTTAGAAGTGCCACATCTACCGGTCATCTACCGATCTTTCTGATGCAGATTTCATTAATGGTTTAGATTTTCAATGAGCTTTTAACCTTGATACTTCCCCTTATTTAGAAAATTCTTTCCTGCGGTAAGCTTAGGAAAAACCGTGTGCATGTTTAGAACAAACGTTTCCAGTATAGCACAAAGATTCAACGGATAGCACCAACATTCAAACTGCAAACCATTCGAACAGATAGCACCGATAGCCGTAGGATAGCCATAGGAAATAAAAACTCAAAACTCGAAAATTATAAAATGATGGCTAACGTCCCcttctttgttttgaagttgcCATGCACATGCTAGTTCGCATTAACGTCTTGCAACTTATCGTTTAGAACGTGCAAGTTGTTGCTTCTGAAATACGAATTTTGCATCACAATAATTGATCTTGCTGGGCTCTCAGCTAATGGGGATGCAGTCTTAATgccttttattgttgtttttgttagtcTTTGTTCCAAACTGTAAGTGCTATGCACCCACAGATACTCAGACTCATTGAACAACAAGAAGAAGAGAAAGGTATGATCTCTTGCCTCGTTTCCTTTATGCCACTATTGCATGGTTGTCTGCAGTTTTGACGGACTTTTGAGGGTAGTGTTACCAAAGGCAAACGCATTTTTCCCGTTTTATATTTGTTGCGACGTACATCTGATCACGGGTGCTGGCATACGAATAGAAATTCGCTATCAATTTCTACGGTTTTTGAcagtttgtgtttttgttttttagccAAGTATGAAGCCCTTCAAGTCAAACTTGGTCTTGTGCGCGAGGCTCGCTCGTCTTTAGATGAGATGCGAAAACAACATCGCGAGAAAGTACGACAGCAGGAGCTGGAACAGGATACACTGCGGCGATTGCAAATAGAAGAGAAACTAGAGCTGATGCGTCAGCAGAAAGCTGAATACCTGGCCTATCAACAACGATTACAGGCGGAGAGACAAGCAACcattgaacaacaacaacagcagcaaagGGTTCAATACCAAAGACCAATACAAATGCAACAGTACCACTACACTGCTGGTGGAGATTCCAGTCCCTATTCTTCTTTAAATTACACACCAATAACTTTGGCCAGTTCACAGCCCTATACCCCACAGAATGCACCTGCATCTTACACCTCTACTGTGCCACAGGGTTATCAGGTGCCTGATGCTCCTCTGCCATCACAGTATGCAGCACATCCCCCTTCTAGTGGGTACTTGCAGACTCCCCCTACCAATTTAATGCCCTTAAGGAACGATGGACCAACATCTCAAATGGAATTCCAGCCTCAGCCAAGTTCACTAGAGTACCAACCACCCACCTATGCTTCTCAGGTTCCCCCGGATCAGGGTTCAGTTTCTCTTCAGCCCCGTAGCCTTGGGGGGCCTCCACCAGTTCCTACTGCTCCCGCGCAAGTGACAGCTCAAGCACCACCCCCTCAGTATGCTCAGGTCACATCGCAGCATCCAAGCTCTCAACAGCCATATGGCCAACTGGGAAGCCAACACCCACCAGCACAAACCCAACCACAGAATCTCATACCTGGGGCAGCACCCACCGATTTTACAGGGCAACCTCAGATCAACCCAGTGGCACCATCTCAAAGTCACCTCCAGTATTCTCAACAGACACAGTTAAGCAGTACTAGACCGCATGTGCCAGAAGTCACCCCACCTTCCCAGTTAACCAACCTGCCACAAACACAGCCCTTACAGCAAGGTATTCCAACACAGTATGCTCATCCAGGACCACGCGACACACAGCACAAACCACAGCCCTACCAGTCTCCTCAAAGAAATGGTTTTCCCCCAGTAGATGCCTCTCAGGGACAACCACCATTGTTTTCATCTGGTTCAGTGCATTCACAATTGAACGTTGGTCAACCATCTGTTCATCCCTCATTTCAACAAGGACAACCAGGAGTCCACTCACTCCAAGGACCTTCAATGCAGCAAGGACTCCCAATGCAGCAGGGGCCTCCTCTGCAACAAGCGGCCCCTGTTCAACAGGGCCCTCCAATGCAACAGGTTTATGAACCTCAGCAACAACAGCCCCAACAAGTAACACCTCAACTGGGATATCAACCTGGGCCAGGCCAAGGGCTACCCAGTCAGCAACAGCCACCATCACAGTACTATGGGTCAGCACCACCACCCCAGCAATCAAACCCAGCCCCACAGAGACAGCTGTCTGATTTAGAACTGATATCATTTGACTGACTGGGcatttgaaatgtctctttgtTAGtgatttaatgtaatttttgcaTGTTAAGGGCATTGCCAAGGTGGACTTAACATAAGTATTGTTATTCCTGAAAATAGTTTTATTCAAACTTGGACTGTTGAAAGGAAAGAATATAATTATAGTCAACACTTGTCCTGCCAATAGTTAATCTACAGATGATAAGATAAATATGGTGAAATCTCCAGGAATTTATTTGGGAATGATAGTTAATTATACAAACTGCTGTACAGTAATGTATTACTTTTATTATAATTTCTTGCCTGAAATACAGCACCTCGTATGCTGCCTTATAGTGCAGGCTGAGGCCAGACTCTTTCGCTGGGAATAAGCCGTTAGTGCCAGCTGAGTACAGTTTCCGACATTGTTCATATTCTCCACCGAGGGcaatttttcatttaaattgtAAATTAGCGACCATATTTCCTGTTTcattaaatattataaaaacgCTGTGCATTGACTGTTGTTTGTGGAGAAGAGGTTAGACTGAGAGGAGGTAGAGATCATAACTGCTTTAGCTTGGTTGCTTCGAACACAGAAGTGAAACATCTACTCCACGTTTCATTTCAGAAAACTTTTTAAGAGATGAAGACGGTCTCTACAAATAGCTACGTGTACAGGAGTTAACGTTCCGTTTACCTTCTAGATTGTCAGTGTTTGTATCCATTATTTCACTGCGATGTTCCCAAGTCACTGAGCAGTTCAACTTCTTAAATATTTAATAAGCAAATAAGAGGAAAATACTCTGTTCACGCGAAATTACGGCGAGGTAATTTTTCCGCTCTTGAAACTCAACGCTGGCTAGGGAAATCTTGTAGTAAAGACCCATGGGAGCCGTTCTTTTGTGACGACAGCGGTGATGATGATCTGGGAATCTGACTTAACTCCGATTTGAATGTGTCGGGCGTCTcgtgttttattttgttctgtTCTTTATGACTATTATCTTGATAAATAATGTTTCTCATTTGCTCAAGCTGTTTTTCCCTAACGGTGCTGAAGCACAAAACCTTGAGCAACTACGTCACTGGTGACCCGAGCCGGCCCGTTCCTCGAATGTCGCGACCCTATAGCTAATCTTAGTGTATACgaaaacagtggatagtgttAAACCCGCGCTCTggttggctactcaaactccggatattcattgctattcacctctgagcaattcgcccggaatttgcgcccgaaaatgttgtagtCTTTGCAGAAATAAGtgaataatatatatatatatatatatatatatatataaatattttaagaggaaaaaaggacgcaactacatttcccgacaagcctgtttcgtgaatcgcttcactcttcaggggtttaatgaaagaatattcatgtgactatcgtgtatatactaggagaatttgcataatcgattacgcggtaaacttaaaaagttaaaagttcagctgttgcgtagcaacgctttgtttctgtgtcggcatgaagatacaagttcgttacgcttatttagtgatgagaggtcaggtcggcaaattattaggaatttctcttttaggcagaggttgcatcttttactggagctgttgtagggagagctagatgataagacgcgccaggagatagaatagtcaatgttgtcgttcttgagtgaccagatgtgtttgctaagttcggtggagtttttgtgcttggcgtggcggaatgatgcgatgtggtttctgtgtcttgttttgaagtcgttttctgtgagtccaatgtatgtttcggaggtgctgttgtcgttccgtgtgacggtggcttggtaaacgactgaagattgaaggcagttaccgtagagcgggcaattgttcttttgtcggcagttgcatgttttgttggtactcgtgccgcctttgttgtctttcgtgtgagatgagtaaggcgagtgtaagatgcgcttgttgtggttgtcgatgatctgtttggtgttattcatacagctgtaactgatcttgatggtgttacggttaaatattttgcggaggctgtgatccttagggaagtgtttgtcaattaggctgaggaatttgtgtccgatgttggtgttgacgttcttgctgaatggagggttgtaccagagaatgttgtttcgctgtctgtttttgcgtttggcagtcgtgatgggttcgtagtggagggtgtattgatatccgcctgcatcaagtgctttctggtacgggggagcggctttgtcgaatgaagctttgtccgatgaaagggatgaaagtcgtttgttgatgccggcaggtatgttctttgtggtgatcggtggatgattgctctcgcggtgtacgtactgtagtgtggtgttgggctttgtgtagggttggtaggtgctgttgtttaggttgaaagtgacgtctaggaagctgatgatctttttgtttgcttcgatggtgatgcgtagcccgttgcggttgaagattcggcaaatttccttctttatgttttcggtatctctcggtgtggtgttagtggttgctagtccgtcgtctctgtagagtcctacgttgATTCTGAGGTCTTGTAGTtgtgaaagaaggaaacttcctattagctcgcatgtttcggcgccgtcgtagctgcccatcgtgacgtcaaatgtcgtgtctcctttcttttgccagggttgcTGCTTGTGTATGAGTGTTGATTTCTTAGCGTGGATTATGATGTTCCGTTCGTCAATGGTGATGTTGTCATATGTGGATGCGAAGTCAAGTGCTTTGTTGagaaggtcttggctgatggaagggtagaattcctcgatgtcaaagcaaataaaacttagGTGTTGCTTGTTTTTTATGGATTTGAACCACTCGATTACGGAggcggtgtttttccattggttgaactTGGTTGCTCTTATGATTTTGCTGTTGATTCTGTCGAGGATTCTTTTGCTGATCTTGCCTATCTCTGATTTAGTGGGGTTGATCAGCCGGCAGGTTGGTTTGTTGGCGAAGTTCGGTTTGTGGTCTTTGAGGGTTATGAATGCTTCTTTGTTAGCTGTCTTGTCTACTCTGTCGTCTATACCCAGTTTCGttgtgatgtttttgttttctgcgtggATGGCTTGTACGGTGTCAGGTTGTGCTTTTTTGTAGGACTTGGTGATGTTCTGTTCGAGAAGGTCGTTGTATGCGGATGGTTCTAGCTTGTAGAAGTTCGTggttttgtcggcggcgataAGTAGCTTCGTTTCGTTTTTAATCTTTATGGCGTCGTCTTTGAGTTTGCTGAGAAAAGGGCTGTTAATGTGTTTGAATTTAGTCGATTGTATCATCTTGAGCATGTCGTTTtcgaattcctttaactcttcGATCGgaggtgggttcttggttgatttaaaGCCGTATGTATCTTTAGTGTTGCTGATTGTGCCAGGGTTGAGGAAGAAGTAAGCTTTCCAACGCATTCTGCGGAGAAACTGCTCGGTTTTTTCGATGAGTCGCTGTAGATAGTCATTTTGTGATGGAAGCGGAATATTCTTTGTGGAGTAGGTGACGCTGAATTTTTCCATGACGGATAATCGTAGAGTGCTCGACAAGTCTGGAGCAAagtagggagtctgtaagtcgattttctcgtggaacagtgctcaatacgttaaagcagagcggaataaatattttaagaggaaaaaaggacgcaactacatttcccgacaagcctgtttcgtgaatcgcttcactcttcaggggtttaatgaaagaatattcatgtgactatcgtgtatatactaggagaatttgcataatcgattacgcggtaaacttaaaaagttaaaagttcagctgttgcgtagcaacgctttgtttctgtgtcggcatgaagatacaagttcgttacgcttatttagtgatgagaggtcaggtcggcaaattattaggaatttctcttttaggcagaggttgcatctgttactggagctgttgtagggagagctagatgataagacgcgccaggagatagaatagtcaatgttgtcgttcttgagtgaccagatgtgtttgctaagttcggtggagtttttgtgcttggcgtggcggaatgatgcgatgtggtttctgtgtcttgttttgaagtcgttttctgtgagtccaatgtatgtttcggaggtgctgttgtcgttccgtgtgacggtggcttggtaaacgactgaagattgaaggcagttaccgtagagcgggcaattgttcttttgtcggcagttgcatgttttgttggtactcgtgccgcctttgttgtctttcgtgtgagatgagtaaggcgagtgtaagatgcgcttgttgtggttgtcgatgatctgtttggtgttattcatacagctgtaactgatcttgatggtgttacggttaaatattttgcggaggctgtgatccttagggaagtgtttgtcaattaggctgaggaatttgtgtccgatgttggtgttgacgttcttgctgaatggagggttgtaccagagaatgttgtttcgctgtctgtttttgcgtttggcagtcgtgatgggttcgtagtggagggtgtattgatatccgcctgcatcaagtgctttctggtacgggggagcggctttgtcgaatgaagctttgtccgatgaaagggatgaaagtcgtttgttgatgccggcaggtatgttctttgtggtgatcggtggatgattgctctcgcggtgtacgtactgtagtgtggtgttgggctttgtgtagggttggtaggtgctgttgtttaggttgaaagtgacgtctaggaagctgatgatctttttgtttgcttcgatggtgatgcgtagcccgttgcggttgaagattcggcaaatttccttctttatgttttcggtatctctcggtgtggtgttagtggttgctagtccgtcgtctctgtagagtcctacgttgATTCTGAGGTCTTGTAGTtgtgaaagaaggaaacttcctattagctcgcatgtttcggcgccgtcgtagctgcccatcgtgacgtcaaatgtcgtgtctcctttcttttgccagggttgctgcttgtgtatgagtgttgatttcttagcgtggattatgatgttccatcgacaaccacaacaagcgcatcttacactcgccttactcatctcacacgaaagacaacaaaggcggcacgagtaccaacaaaacatgcaactgccgacaaaagaacaattgcccgctctacggtaactgccttcaatcttcagtcgtttaccaagccaccgtcacacggaacgacaacagcacctccgaaacatacattggactcacagaaaacgacttcaaaacaagacacagaaaccacatcgcatcattccgccacgccaagcacaaaaactccaccgaacttagcaaacacatctggtcactcaagaacgacaacattgactattctatctcctggcgcgtcttatcatctagctctccctacaacagctccagtaaaagatgcaacctctgcctaaaagagaaattcctaataatttgccgacctgacctctcatcactaaataagcgtaacgaacttgtatcttcatgccgacacagaaacaaagcgttgctacgcaacagctgaacttttaactttttaagtttaccgcgtaatcgattatgcaaattctcctagtatatacacgatagtcacatgaatattctttcattaaacccctgaagagtgaagcgattcacgaaacaggcttgtcgggaaatgtagttgcgtccttttttcctcttaaaatatttattccgctctgctttaacgtattgagcactgttccacgagaaaatcgacttacagactccctatatatatatatatatatatatattttttttttttcttttttttcgctatattatctcactgttttagtatatactaaagcaACTATTCACCTTAGTGTTGgtcctccacttcggtgaatagttgctaattattgCCAAATTCGGACAAAATAATCGAACTTCCTTTTAGCTGGTTTGAATAGATACAATGAAACACGAAGTGTATAGTTAAACCTTCTCATAACCACATGCGCAACAAGGCTTTGCTTTAacatgacaaacaaaatttctttaaattcaggttaaaatCTAGTATCATTTATGGCATTGAACCATTCCACCGCTTGGCGAGTGAAGAACGAGGTAAATTGGCAGCCTAAAATATTATGGTCTATCTAGTCTAATTCCCCGCAATGCAAGCAATCACTATCATTTTCAGTTCCATATGTATTCAATTCCTTTTTGGTCACTACAATTCGATTAAGAAGGTTTTATTTAAATTCTCTTAGCTTAGTCTCTTTACATATTTTAGATCTTGAAAGAATCACTCCAGGAGACACTATCAATTGGGAATGGTTTCCTCCAAAGCTAAAGGCCAGCTCGCGTTGACTGGTGTAGTTAAAGTTTAAAAGTCGATAGAAGTCCCGCGATTTTAATTCATTTGATTTTTTGTCTATCTTCTCGTCTAAGCTAAATGTACATTAATTAAAAGTCAGCGTGTGAGTGTTCTTGTTTCGTGATTAGATGCACTTTGTCAACTAATACACGGACACGTCTCTTTCACCTACACCAGCTTATCCCCACAtcaaagattaaaaataggAAGTCCTACATTTCCATAAAGTTCTTGAGACGGTAAGGGACCTTCGACATATTCACTTTGTCCCCGCTTAACGTCAACTGGACGTTTACGTCAGGCCCCCTCCCCTCTACTAAACGTCCACTTGAAATTCTGCTGCACTAGAAGTCCCTGTGAAGCTTCAGTCGCTACAGCTGAACAGGAACATTCACATGCACTTTACTACAGAGAGAGGTCAACGAACGGTATCAATAATTAGAAATTGACTGCTTTAAGAAAGTGGCGAGAGCTGCATACATATCACTATGGTTTCTCCCACCAGTACAACTGCATTTTCCTGTTGATCCCATGTTGTTATAGACACATCAAGCCCGTGGTCCGTTCGCAATCCATTTCCCCGGTCATGTATGCGTTACTCTTTCGCCACTCTGATGCCGCGAGCTTTCTTCCTAGTTCAGCGaggcaattttccctttcgtaaacaagcgatgccatttggacgagactTTTCGCTGTTAAGTTTGTcctttgcaaatgaggaaaaaaaaaacttaatctaggactagattagcagcgcATGTCActtggaattaaaaaaaaaacttagaacAAACCTTAGGAAAAAATtagagaaaaaaattagaaaatgttGATCGAACGATGTCGAGCTCGATTCAATGGCTAACCTCTACACTGCCGAAACAACAGCTTCTAAACggcaattttaaaatatttaaatgaagctaaccCTAACAATTTATAGAaatcgaccgtcaaaaatggcgtcgcttgtttacgaaaggggaATTAGCTTCGGCGAGATGTCAAAACAACTTCCCTTGTTCGGAAAGACCGTGAAAGAAACTAAAAGTTTGTCGCACGTTTTTCCTATCAGCCAAAGAAAAATGACGAGAACCTTAGGATACAGTAAAAACGTTCACAATTTAAAATATTACAATTTACATTCTTTTCTTGTTAAACTTGTTCTTTTCTCTCTTCATGATCAATGTTGTGGCACGTGTTCTAAAAATGTGTCGGTTGCCAGTGTTAAAAAGTGCAACCGCACCAACGTCCAGGGCcttacccccttcccccctcccctcctaaAAATCCAGTTGACGTTAAGCGGGGACAAAGGACAAAGTGAATATTTCGACGGCCCCTTATTTGTGCAAGCTATAGCACAGGATAGCAATTTTATTCTTCAGGCGCAAAAGAAAGCAACTAAAGTCCAGAATGTCATTACCTACATTTTTAGCAAAGAAGCGATACTTAGCGATGACCACAGCATAATTAAGCGGTATCCAATTACTCATTTTCTGGTGCCAGCAAGGTGCcagccgaaaaaaaaatcacaggtTCGAAGAAGGTAATTGGTTGCCTGGAAGGCGCTTGGGTTAGGGTGGGTGAGTGggtgggtggagagaggcaccgtgagagtaaagcgtcttgcccaagaatacaacacaatgtccccggccaggacccgaaccagGGCttctcgatccggagtcgagcactctaaccatgggGCTACCGCCCCTCCCAATAACTACGCACTTACTAATGCCTACTTGATGGAAAAGAATCCTAGTGCTCTTAACAGAAAGACTTTGCTCTCGTACTTCTTTTGGATTTGCCTTATGCAACATCGCATCGAATCATGGAGCGGTtgaagcggttttcaattgagacTCGTAAAACTAATACTAAGGTAATTACTCCAACAAATCACAGCAAGTGCAAAGGGCGCACTGCGCCAATCAATATTTGTAGGATATTCCATGTaatttgctcaaagcgcgggaaaaatctcGCGTACGAATCTCAATGGGTTTTGGCTTTCCTTGTCATTGTTTGATAGGGCAGTTTACAAATGACTGTCGAAGTAATTAAGCGATTGCAATTGCTGAGCTTCGTGATTGATTCAAAAATcacgcgccagtttatcaaccaaatgaaaggaaaaagcaAAACCGATCGCAACTTGCACACGCTATTTTTCCCGctctttgagcaagttacactGAATtactacgaatttggattggttcattgcgctgctTGTACCTGTTGTGAATGGTCGAAGTagttactttggtatttgttccaggacactcaactgaaaaccgcttTAAACTGCGCAAGAATTTTAatccaatcactaagcgtagtaATCGCCTCTAATTGGCTGAGAATGTGGCTTGAGATTTTTCAGCCAACTGCCAAACTTGGTGATACAAAACCAATTACTTTcggcactcgattgaaaaccgctcaaaTGCCATAGCTCGATCCTGTTGCAGTAGTTATTTTTCGTCGCACTTCTAAACCAATCTTTCATGCACGTCGCTTTATAGGCAATTCCTTCTTAAGTGCCACAACATCCACTGCTTTGTATTTCCTGTAAGTATACGACTTAGAGCTGAATAGAGGTTTAGTGGAATTTAAAGACCCGATGATCAGCGCGTGATCAGAAAAAAGAAAGCCAACTTTCGGTTGACATAAGAGGACCTTGTCAGACTGACAAGGATGTGATTGTGCTCAAGTGTTGGACCAGTCACGTGTTGCACAAGGTTCAAAGACTCAAGGGTGTCCAAAAAAGCAGCAGAGACAGCATCGTCTGGGTCGTCTACGTGTAAGTTGAAGTCACCGACGATAAGCAGACTCAACTTATAGTATGATGCTTTCCAGGTATGTCGTGAACTCGGCTAAAATGCCCTATCCGTGAGCGGGTGCTCTCTGGAGCATGGAGGATGGTAAACAATCACAAGTCTAGTGCTAAATGATCCAGATTTAACATTAAACTCAGCATACTCGAAGGATGTCATCGCTGTGCATCTGATCTTTTTTATGGAAATGTTGCCTCTGTAAAGGAGAGCAATTCCACCACCAGCTCTGCTGGGGCGCGGTTGGTTAATTAACTGATACCCAGGTAGAATTATCTCAAGTCTTGCCGTGGAATCGCTTTCAGTGAGCCAAGTCTCAGTTACTGCCACTAAAGAAATCAGTGGACTTTGATTTAACGGAGCGAGCGTTAACAGAGCAAAGGGTCAGAGGTAAAACTTTGCGCCCTCGGTTAGGTATGCCAGCCGAGCAGTTCACCGTAATTAGATTGCCGCTGTTGCGGGATGCATCAGGTCTTACCAAACAGTGAAT includes these proteins:
- the LOC137970374 gene encoding hepatocyte growth factor-regulated tyrosine kinase substrate-like isoform X1 — encoded protein: MGIFSNTSNFDVLVEKATSQLLLEPDWNSILQICDCVRQEDVNPKYAVAVMKRKIYDKNPHVAKYGLIVLEACVKNCGAPMHKEVATKDMMDSFRELAKSSPEPVKEQILSMIQTWSMAFRKEPKYKIVQDTFNLMRMEGYKFPPISESSDALFTAETAPEWAEGDVCHMCRVKFSTFQRQHHCRNCGQVFCQKCSSRVSIIPLYGIEREVRVCDPCFYKLNPSASKNEEGSKKSDKVSTDSDLPPEYLSSSLSRESQTPPKKSAKEIQEEEEEQLQLAMALSLSQEEAAKDGQIRPSIKSSTYSEASEPSYSSHKQTSNLYSSTVHDVEPDSASMDPELARYLNRSYWEERNERQTSSAPASAPVQREELNSYSEQKIVSGILKGKKKKKGKKTPSDNFQPVDGVASETSFEVSDAMVKTFQGNVVMLLDRMQKVSAQGKHIAMDATAQSLFQTVSAMHPQILRLIEQQEEEKAKYEALQVKLGLVREARSSLDEMRKQHREKVRQQELEQDTLRRLQIEEKLELMRQQKAEYLAYQQRLQAERQATIEQQQQQQRVQYQRPIQMQQYHYTAGGDSSPYSSLNYTPITLASSQPYTPQNAPASYTSTVPQGYQVPDAPLPSQYAAHPPSSGYLQTPPTNLMPLRNDGPTSQMEFQPQPSSLEYQPPTYASQVPPDQGSVSLQPRSLGGPPPVPTAPAQVTAQAPPPQYAQVTSQHPSSQQPYGQLGSQHPPAQTQPQNLIPGAAPTDFTGQPQINPVAPSQSHLQYSQQTQLSSTRPHVPEVTPPSQLTNLPQTQPLQQGIPTQYAHPGPRDTQHKPQPYQSPQRNGFPPVDASQGQPPLFSSGSVHSQLNVGQPSVHPSFQQGQPGVHSLQGPSMQQGLPMQQGPPLQQAAPVQQGPPMQQVYEPQQQQPQQVTPQLGYQPGPGQGLPSQQQPPSQYYGSAPPPQQSNPAPQRQLSDLELISFD
- the LOC137970374 gene encoding hepatocyte growth factor-regulated tyrosine kinase substrate-like isoform X2, with product MGIFSNTSNFDVLVEKATSQLLLEPDWNSILQICDCVRQEDVNPKYAVAVMKRKIYDKNPHVAKYGLIVLEACVKNCGAPMHKEVATKDMMDSFRELAKSSPEPVKEQILSMIQTWSMAFRKEPKYKIVQDTFNLMRMEGYKFPPISESSDALFTAETAPEWAEGDVCHMCRVKFSTFQRQHHCRNCGQVFCQKCSSRVSIIPLYGIEREVRVCDPCFYKLNPSASKNEEGSKKSDKVSTDSDLPPEYLSSSLSRESQTPPKKSAKEIQEEEEEQLQLAMALSLSQEEAAKDGQIRPSIKSSTYSEASEPSYSSHKQTSNLYSSTVHDVEPDSASMDPELARYLNRSYWEERNERQTSSAPASAPVQREELNSYSEQVDGVASETSFEVSDAMVKTFQGNVVMLLDRMQKVSAQGKHIAMDATAQSLFQTVSAMHPQILRLIEQQEEEKAKYEALQVKLGLVREARSSLDEMRKQHREKVRQQELEQDTLRRLQIEEKLELMRQQKAEYLAYQQRLQAERQATIEQQQQQQRVQYQRPIQMQQYHYTAGGDSSPYSSLNYTPITLASSQPYTPQNAPASYTSTVPQGYQVPDAPLPSQYAAHPPSSGYLQTPPTNLMPLRNDGPTSQMEFQPQPSSLEYQPPTYASQVPPDQGSVSLQPRSLGGPPPVPTAPAQVTAQAPPPQYAQVTSQHPSSQQPYGQLGSQHPPAQTQPQNLIPGAAPTDFTGQPQINPVAPSQSHLQYSQQTQLSSTRPHVPEVTPPSQLTNLPQTQPLQQGIPTQYAHPGPRDTQHKPQPYQSPQRNGFPPVDASQGQPPLFSSGSVHSQLNVGQPSVHPSFQQGQPGVHSLQGPSMQQGLPMQQGPPLQQAAPVQQGPPMQQVYEPQQQQPQQVTPQLGYQPGPGQGLPSQQQPPSQYYGSAPPPQQSNPAPQRQLSDLELISFD